A genomic stretch from Theobroma cacao cultivar B97-61/B2 chromosome 4, Criollo_cocoa_genome_V2, whole genome shotgun sequence includes:
- the LOC18601429 gene encoding uncharacterized protein LOC18601429, giving the protein MEIFQKATSVRLRSHHDKYLLAEDDQETVCQERDGTVRNAKWTVEILESNASCIRLKSCYGKYLTASNMPFLLGMTGKKVLQTLPRRLDSSLEWEPIRDGVQVRLRTRYGQYLRANGGLPPWRNHITHDVPHRTATQDWILWNVDVVAFRKQAPPPLPAPRVPPSQPAVNPIDSAPSAPASPTEISLKGPRMSRLESDDSFHGSPVVFEGRVINYEVFDDNGNVDKAIGERTFTFKGSGVEELKQMLKEEAGVSEDVCICSRNPLNGKLYRLRLHLPPNNTAMHVIVVPLSSKVARDLEIH; this is encoded by the exons ATGGAAATCTTCCAAAAAGCAACTTCTGTTCGTCTACGTAGCCACCATGACAAATACCTACTGGCAGAAGATGATCAGGAAACTGTTTGCCAAGAAAGAGATGGCACGGTTAGGAATGCAAAATGGACGGTGGAGATTTTGGAATCAAATGCAAGTTGTATACGTCTCAAAAGTTGTTACGGAAAATACCTGACAGCTTCCAACATGCCATTCCTTCTAGGAATGACAGGGAAAAAAGTGCTGCAAACTCTACCAAGAAGATTGGATTCTTCTCTAGAATGGGAGCCTATTAGAGATGGTGTTCAGGTTAGGCTCAGGACTCGTTATGGACAATATCTGCGTGCAAATGGAGGATTACCACCTTGGAGGAATCACATTACACATGATGTTCCTCATAGAACCGCAACGCAAGATTGGATTCTTTGGAATGTTGATGTTGTAGCATTTCGAAAACAAGCTCCACCTCCTCTTCCTGCTCCTCGTGTACCACCATCTCAGCCTGCAGTTAATCCAATTGATAGTGCACCTTCTGCTCCCGCTTCACCTACAGAAATTTCACTTAAGGGCCCTAGAATGTCTAGACTTGAG TCTGATGACTCATTTCATGGTTCACCAGTGGTATTTGAAGGAAGGGTTATCAATTATGAGGTATTTGATGATAATGGGAATGTTGATAAGGCAATTGGAGAACGTACCTTCACTTTTAAGGGTAGTGGGGTTGAGGAATTGAAGCAAATGTTGAAGGAAGAGGCAGGGGTCAGTGAGGACGTTTGCATTTGTTCTCGTAATCCTTTAAATGGCAAGCTTTATCGCCTTCGGCTGCATCTTCCTCCTAACAATACAGCCATGCATGTCATTGTGGTTCCTCTATCATCTAAAG TCGCACGAGATCTTGAGATTCATTGA